In one Umezawaea sp. Da 62-37 genomic region, the following are encoded:
- a CDS encoding GNAT family N-acetyltransferase, translated as MAPAHQRGRQGVGTALVRAGVAAAKVRVEPWSEHDDEDFRSVRNEAYRDQWGPMPQDLWQNKITNQTFEPETSFLLRDAATGTPVGVLVTMHWEADTAATGIRDARSMLIGTLREYRRCGAASGLIGHALRAAAAQQYHRAGLSVDSANPFGAFGIFERAGFTPTIRDVRWAFEV; from the coding sequence GTGGCACCCGCTCACCAGCGGGGACGCCAAGGCGTCGGCACCGCGCTCGTGCGAGCGGGCGTGGCGGCGGCGAAGGTGCGGGTCGAGCCGTGGTCGGAGCACGACGACGAGGACTTCCGGTCGGTCCGCAACGAGGCCTACCGGGACCAGTGGGGCCCGATGCCCCAGGACCTCTGGCAGAACAAGATCACCAACCAGACCTTCGAGCCCGAGACCAGTTTCCTGCTCCGCGACGCAGCGACCGGCACGCCGGTCGGCGTGCTGGTGACCATGCACTGGGAGGCGGACACCGCGGCCACGGGGATCCGCGACGCGCGTTCCATGCTCATCGGCACGCTCCGGGAGTACCGGAGGTGCGGCGCCGCCAGTGGGCTGATCGGGCACGCCCTGCGCGCCGCCGCCGCCCAGCAGTACCACCGCGCCGGCCTCAGCGTCGACTCCGCGAACCCCTTCGGCGCGTTCGGGATCTTCGAGAGGGCGGGTTTCACCCCGACGATCCGAGACGTGCGCTGGGCATTCGAGGTCTGA
- a CDS encoding zinc-ribbon domain-containing protein gives MVIFGFRTKVFVLAMLTLLCPRCGNSAAHPVHRAVTKFTLFFIPLFPVKTRYSTQCTFCGLAGGLSKDQATHLLRQANGPLGSPHQV, from the coding sequence GTGGTGATCTTCGGCTTTCGGACCAAGGTCTTCGTCCTGGCGATGCTGACGCTGCTCTGCCCGAGGTGCGGCAACTCCGCGGCGCACCCCGTGCACCGGGCGGTCACGAAGTTCACGCTGTTCTTCATCCCGCTGTTCCCGGTCAAGACCCGGTACAGCACGCAGTGCACCTTCTGCGGCCTCGCCGGCGGGCTGTCCAAGGACCAGGCCACCCACCTGCTCCGGCAGGCGAACGGACCGCTGGGCTCGCCGCACCAGGTGTGA
- a CDS encoding ThuA domain-containing protein — MGPRSSPRARRGGRGRKALSAVVAAVVVFGGTLTSASTGVAAPAPVPAVGAAASVSVLVFHGAAAEQQDPVDRAVEAIREIGAADGIAVQESSDPAAFTAENLARYRGVVFLSAKGTTLTPDQEAVLQGYVKAGGGFLGVADAAKAQDQSTWFTGLIGTRPVGSEPVVEAVTASGENAPNETKEKLTDGNPATKWLSRTPTGWVAYKLRTAAAAKRYTLTSANDSQGRDPKDWTLQGSADGTTWTDLDRQTGQAFPERLQTRSFAIADPRPFANYRLTITANSGEPLLQLADLRLVSGDAPPTPDVHQSVVDVVDRQHPANAGLPLTITRSDRWYNWEPNPVGIVHTVAQVEEQHYAAGQGANGPFHPISWCRDYEGGRSFYTGMGHTEDSYGEDAFRGHLAGALKWTTGLVRGDCQATIAANYKVERLTAANQTGQLDQIGEPHGLTIAPDGTVFYVGRAACQTGPVVEWTNPKVGLGCGTIHQYRPDTKKVSLLATLPVMGNRGSGSELVKNEEGLLGIVPDPAFAQNGWLYVYWMPQDTVDREKRTGKRTVSRLTYDRTAQTIDLATRKDLLQWEVQQHSCCHAGGGMAFDAKGNLYVGSGDSNSSLGSDGYSGNNWTAEWEGLSFQDARRTAGNTNDLNGKIIRIHPEPDATYTIPAGNLFPPGTDKTRPEIYVMGVRNISRLQIDPVTQWLTAAWVGPDATSPNPELGPAKYETATIITEAGNQGWPYCMGNKQPYRDRSTTDATKLTGWYDCDAPKNNSPRNTGLVDLPPVKKNMIWYSPAGGGPVFPARPDGSGVPTYKAADAVYTQPYLSGGGQAVMTGPTYHRELVDTGSGVAWPEYWDDKWFIGDQSSAANRIAVTVDPAGVPVAAPPAFAESLRAIIPSGNGDERLQSWMDAKFGQDGALYLLDYGGGFFTLHPNQKLIRITYKGGAKTPVPAATSVEVQGKPLTIGFTGSRSGGASHRWDFGDGSSSTEADPRHVYARVGSYQAKLTVTYADGETQVVPVAVTVGCTTSDNRDMVWVGDSDSGVANKSVGGGCTINDLIDDESQWPDHGAFVRHATSVADRLQRDGVITGRENGAIVRTAAGSDIGKPENTGYEPIFDGTAQSLQGWTQAPSGSFSIQPDGSLRSSGGLGMLWYSRKQFGDFSVRLKFRDVSPEGTRANSGVFTRFPDPRTPLAERPPGSCGTVGSARTSPAWVAIFCGHEIQIYDGDTGEPQKTGSVYNFDPRVLPDAGATPKAVWNDYEIRVVGQHYTMIRNGVVINEFDNTPGKESSRAGDPPTDLRQFTEGFLGLQNHGTNDVIEFRDIRVRSL, encoded by the coding sequence ATGGGGCCAAGGAGTTCTCCACGCGCGCGTCGCGGGGGAAGGGGCAGGAAAGCGCTGTCGGCGGTCGTCGCCGCGGTGGTGGTGTTCGGAGGGACGCTCACCTCCGCGTCCACGGGCGTCGCCGCGCCGGCACCGGTGCCCGCGGTGGGCGCCGCCGCGTCGGTGTCGGTCCTGGTCTTCCACGGCGCCGCCGCCGAGCAGCAGGACCCCGTCGATCGCGCGGTCGAGGCGATCCGGGAGATCGGCGCGGCCGACGGCATCGCGGTGCAGGAGTCGTCCGACCCCGCCGCGTTCACCGCGGAGAACCTCGCGCGGTACCGCGGTGTGGTGTTCCTGTCGGCCAAGGGCACGACCCTCACCCCGGACCAGGAAGCCGTCCTGCAGGGGTACGTGAAGGCGGGCGGCGGATTCCTCGGCGTGGCCGACGCGGCCAAGGCGCAGGACCAGTCGACGTGGTTCACCGGCCTGATCGGCACCCGACCGGTCGGCAGCGAGCCCGTGGTGGAGGCGGTCACGGCGAGCGGGGAGAACGCGCCGAACGAGACCAAGGAGAAGCTGACCGACGGCAACCCGGCCACCAAGTGGCTCTCCCGCACCCCGACCGGGTGGGTGGCCTACAAGCTGCGCACCGCCGCCGCGGCGAAGCGCTACACGCTCACGTCGGCGAACGACTCCCAGGGCCGTGACCCGAAGGACTGGACGCTGCAGGGTTCCGCGGACGGCACGACCTGGACCGACCTCGACCGCCAGACCGGTCAGGCGTTCCCGGAGCGCCTCCAGACCCGGTCGTTCGCCATCGCGGACCCCAGGCCCTTCGCCAACTACCGGCTCACCATCACGGCCAACTCCGGTGAACCGCTGCTCCAGCTCGCCGACCTGCGCCTGGTCTCCGGGGACGCGCCGCCGACGCCCGACGTGCACCAGTCCGTGGTGGACGTCGTCGACCGGCAGCACCCGGCCAACGCGGGCCTGCCGCTCACGATCACGCGCTCCGACCGCTGGTACAACTGGGAACCGAACCCGGTGGGGATCGTGCACACCGTCGCCCAGGTGGAGGAACAGCACTACGCCGCCGGTCAAGGCGCCAACGGGCCGTTCCACCCGATCTCCTGGTGCCGCGACTACGAAGGCGGGCGGTCCTTCTACACCGGCATGGGCCACACCGAGGACAGCTACGGCGAGGACGCGTTCCGCGGCCACCTGGCCGGAGCCCTCAAGTGGACGACCGGCCTGGTGCGCGGCGACTGCCAGGCCACCATCGCGGCGAACTACAAGGTCGAGCGGCTGACCGCGGCCAACCAGACCGGTCAGCTCGACCAGATCGGCGAGCCGCACGGCCTGACGATCGCCCCGGACGGCACGGTGTTCTACGTCGGCAGGGCGGCGTGCCAGACCGGCCCGGTCGTCGAGTGGACCAACCCGAAGGTGGGCTTGGGCTGCGGCACGATCCACCAGTACAGGCCGGACACCAAGAAGGTCTCGCTGCTGGCGACGCTGCCGGTGATGGGCAACCGCGGCAGCGGTTCCGAACTGGTCAAGAACGAGGAGGGCCTGCTGGGCATCGTGCCCGACCCGGCGTTCGCCCAGAACGGCTGGCTCTACGTCTACTGGATGCCGCAGGACACCGTGGACCGGGAGAAGCGGACCGGCAAGCGGACCGTCTCGCGGCTCACCTACGACCGGACCGCGCAGACGATCGACCTGGCCACCCGCAAGGACCTGCTCCAGTGGGAGGTCCAGCAGCACAGCTGCTGCCACGCGGGCGGCGGCATGGCGTTCGACGCCAAGGGGAACCTGTACGTGGGTTCCGGCGACAGCAACTCCTCCCTGGGCTCCGACGGCTACTCCGGCAACAACTGGACGGCCGAGTGGGAGGGACTGTCCTTCCAGGACGCCCGCCGCACGGCCGGGAACACCAACGACCTCAACGGCAAGATCATCCGGATCCACCCCGAACCGGACGCCACCTACACGATCCCGGCGGGCAACCTGTTCCCGCCCGGCACGGACAAGACCCGGCCGGAGATCTACGTGATGGGCGTGCGCAACATCTCCCGCCTGCAGATCGACCCGGTCACGCAGTGGCTGACCGCCGCGTGGGTCGGTCCGGACGCGACCTCGCCGAACCCGGAACTGGGCCCGGCCAAGTACGAGACCGCGACGATCATCACCGAGGCGGGCAACCAGGGCTGGCCCTACTGCATGGGGAACAAGCAGCCCTACCGCGACCGGAGCACCACCGACGCGACGAAGCTGACCGGGTGGTACGACTGCGACGCGCCGAAGAACAACTCGCCGCGCAACACCGGCCTGGTCGACCTGCCGCCGGTCAAGAAGAACATGATCTGGTACTCGCCGGCTGGTGGCGGACCGGTCTTCCCGGCACGTCCCGACGGCAGCGGCGTCCCGACCTACAAGGCCGCCGACGCCGTGTACACCCAGCCGTACCTGAGCGGCGGCGGCCAGGCCGTCATGACGGGGCCCACCTACCACCGCGAACTGGTGGACACCGGCAGCGGTGTCGCCTGGCCGGAGTACTGGGACGACAAGTGGTTCATCGGCGACCAGTCCAGCGCCGCCAACCGGATCGCGGTGACCGTCGACCCGGCCGGTGTCCCGGTGGCCGCCCCACCCGCCTTCGCGGAGTCGCTGCGGGCGATCATCCCCAGCGGCAACGGCGACGAGCGGCTGCAGAGCTGGATGGACGCGAAGTTCGGGCAGGACGGCGCGCTCTACCTGCTCGACTACGGCGGCGGGTTCTTCACCCTGCACCCGAACCAGAAGCTGATCCGGATCACCTACAAGGGAGGGGCGAAGACCCCGGTGCCCGCCGCGACGTCCGTCGAGGTGCAGGGCAAACCGCTCACCATCGGCTTCACCGGTTCCCGGTCCGGGGGAGCGTCCCACCGCTGGGACTTCGGCGACGGCTCGTCGTCGACCGAGGCCGACCCGCGCCACGTCTACGCACGGGTCGGGAGCTACCAGGCCAAGCTGACCGTGACCTACGCGGACGGTGAGACGCAGGTGGTGCCGGTCGCGGTGACCGTCGGCTGCACGACGTCCGACAACCGCGACATGGTGTGGGTGGGCGACTCGGACTCGGGCGTCGCCAACAAGTCCGTCGGCGGCGGGTGCACGATCAACGACCTGATCGACGACGAGAGCCAGTGGCCGGACCACGGCGCGTTCGTCCGCCACGCCACGTCGGTCGCCGACCGGTTGCAGCGCGACGGCGTGATCACCGGTCGGGAGAACGGCGCGATCGTCCGCACCGCGGCGGGATCGGACATCGGCAAGCCGGAGAACACCGGGTACGAGCCGATCTTCGACGGCACGGCGCAGTCGTTGCAGGGCTGGACGCAGGCCCCGAGCGGGTCGTTCTCGATCCAGCCCGACGGCTCGCTGCGCTCCTCCGGCGGGCTGGGGATGCTGTGGTACTCCCGCAAGCAGTTCGGCGACTTCTCGGTGCGGCTGAAGTTCCGCGACGTGTCGCCGGAGGGCACCCGCGCCAACAGCGGCGTGTTCACCAGGTTCCCGGATCCGCGCACACCGTTGGCGGAACGCCCACCGGGCAGCTGCGGGACCGTGGGCTCGGCGCGGACCTCACCCGCGTGGGTCGCGATCTTCTGCGGGCACGAGATCCAGATCTACGACGGCGACACCGGCGAGCCGCAGAAGACGGGATCGGTCTACAACTTCGACCCGAGGGTCCTGCCGGACGCGGGCGCGACGCCGAAGGCCGTCTGGAACGACTACGAGATCCGGGTGGTCGGGCAGCACTACACGATGATCCGCAACGGCGTGGTGATCAACGAGTTCGACAACACGCCGGGCAAGGAGTCCTCCCGCGCGGGTGATCCGCCCACCGACCTGCGCCAGTTCACCGAGGGCTTCCTCGGCCTGCAGAACCACGGCACCAACGACGTGATCGAGTTCCGCGACATCCGGGTGCGGTCGCTGTAG
- a CDS encoding BNR repeat-containing protein, with translation MRATVRNAAAALLLAAAALLVPAGPASAAPGATLLSDTVLDPSALYFVSYDGLVNNDSFQQDAILTYSGYQYTAWYTSTRNAVVARRALTGNTAWQKVVLPHQLSVDDSHNVISLGISPQDGRLHVAMDTHNTTVFYVKSEAGLVSQASSRDWTAARFGAVQRTFDGVDLGGMSYPQFVVTPEGRLQFSYRTGGSGNGVNELAEYDAGTWRKLGAWSSATGSWTGPNGVVSTTRNMYLHGLTYDRGGRLHASFTWREGNAAVLCNSGGLTNHETGYVYSDDRGRTWRNGAGTQVGTTGGTRVGIGSPGLVADPLDPNHGLMNQESQAADSTGTPHVVISYVPGRFTQCVSNYAQQRAQYGRTFHLVRGANGAWAKREVPVAPGSTQRTKIVFDSADNAYLIMPRARIVSASKAGGWTDWTLVFDRPGMNAFGEVNVDTSRIATDGVLSVQYQQASTGTTPSPIRVADIRLG, from the coding sequence GTGAGGGCGACCGTGCGCAACGCGGCGGCGGCCCTGCTCCTGGCCGCCGCCGCGCTCCTGGTGCCCGCGGGCCCCGCGTCCGCGGCTCCCGGAGCCACCCTGCTGTCGGACACCGTGCTCGACCCGTCGGCGCTGTACTTCGTGTCCTACGACGGACTGGTCAACAACGACTCGTTCCAGCAGGACGCGATCCTCACCTACTCCGGCTACCAGTACACGGCCTGGTACACCAGCACCCGCAACGCCGTCGTCGCGCGGCGGGCGCTGACCGGGAACACCGCGTGGCAGAAGGTCGTGCTGCCGCACCAGCTCAGCGTCGACGACTCGCACAACGTGATCTCGCTGGGCATCTCGCCGCAGGACGGCAGGTTGCACGTCGCGATGGACACCCACAACACGACGGTGTTCTACGTGAAGTCCGAGGCGGGCCTGGTGTCCCAGGCCTCCTCCCGCGACTGGACCGCCGCCCGGTTCGGCGCGGTCCAGCGCACCTTCGACGGCGTCGACCTCGGCGGGATGAGCTACCCCCAGTTCGTGGTCACGCCCGAGGGCAGGCTCCAGTTCAGCTACCGCACCGGCGGCTCCGGCAACGGCGTCAACGAACTCGCCGAGTACGACGCGGGCACGTGGCGCAAGCTCGGCGCGTGGTCGTCGGCGACCGGCTCGTGGACCGGCCCGAACGGGGTCGTGTCCACGACCAGGAACATGTACCTGCACGGGTTGACCTACGACCGCGGCGGGCGGTTGCACGCGTCGTTCACGTGGCGCGAGGGCAACGCGGCGGTGCTGTGCAACAGCGGCGGGCTCACCAACCACGAGACCGGCTACGTCTACAGCGACGACCGCGGGCGCACCTGGCGCAACGGCGCGGGCACGCAGGTCGGCACCACCGGCGGCACGCGCGTCGGCATCGGCTCGCCCGGCCTGGTTGCCGATCCGCTCGACCCGAACCACGGGCTGATGAACCAGGAGAGCCAGGCGGCCGACTCCACGGGCACCCCGCACGTGGTGATCAGCTACGTGCCGGGCCGGTTCACCCAGTGCGTGTCGAACTACGCGCAGCAGCGCGCGCAGTACGGCCGCACGTTCCACCTCGTGCGCGGCGCGAACGGCGCCTGGGCCAAGCGGGAGGTGCCGGTCGCGCCGGGCTCCACGCAGCGCACCAAGATCGTGTTCGACAGCGCGGACAACGCTTACCTGATCATGCCCAGGGCGCGGATCGTGTCCGCCAGCAAGGCCGGCGGCTGGACCGACTGGACCCTCGTGTTCGACCGGCCGGGCATGAACGCGTTCGGCGAGGTCAACGTGGACACGTCGAGGATCGCCACCGACGGCGTGCTGTCCGTGCAGTACCAGCAGGCCTCCACCGGCACCACCCCGTCGCCGATCCGGGTGGCGGACATCCGGCTGGGGTAG
- a CDS encoding response regulator transcription factor, producing MRVLVVEDFEVLARSIGTGLRREGMAVDVVLDGNDAVDRLAVTRYDVVVLDRDLPGVHGDDICRRLADDRADTRVLMLTAAGAVEDRVEGLGLGADDYLPKPFAFAELVARVRALARRSTRPVPPALSCEDITLDPARRTAFRAGRHLDLSPKEFALLECLLASPGLVLSAEELLERVWDEAADPFSSAVKHTMHRLRAKLGDPAVITTIREGGYRIGRP from the coding sequence GTGAGAGTCCTGGTGGTCGAGGACTTCGAGGTGCTGGCCCGTTCCATCGGCACCGGGCTGCGGCGCGAGGGCATGGCCGTCGACGTCGTGCTGGACGGGAACGACGCCGTGGACCGGCTGGCCGTCACCCGCTACGACGTGGTGGTCCTCGACCGGGACCTGCCCGGCGTCCACGGCGACGACATCTGCCGTCGGCTCGCCGACGACCGCGCCGACACCCGCGTGCTGATGCTGACCGCGGCGGGCGCGGTCGAGGACCGCGTCGAAGGGCTCGGCCTCGGAGCCGACGACTACCTGCCCAAGCCGTTCGCCTTCGCCGAACTGGTCGCCCGCGTCCGGGCACTGGCCCGCCGCTCCACCCGGCCGGTTCCCCCCGCCCTCTCCTGCGAGGACATCACCCTCGACCCGGCCCGCCGGACGGCGTTCCGCGCGGGCAGGCACCTCGACCTCAGCCCCAAGGAGTTCGCGTTGCTGGAATGCCTGCTCGCTTCACCGGGGCTGGTCCTGTCCGCCGAGGAACTGCTCGAACGGGTCTGGGACGAGGCGGCCGACCCCTTCTCCTCCGCCGTCAAGCACACGATGCACCGGCTGCGCGCCAAGCTCGGCGATCCGGCGGTGATCACGACCATCCGCGAGGGCGGCTACCGGATCGGACGACCATGA
- a CDS encoding HAMP domain-containing sensor histidine kinase: MTDLRRPPRRPLRARLTAFHAATAFVVGIVVLAVAAIPLAGLRSTTPVHGSAPAVITGTGDGIGPHGLLVGSAIALVLLVPFSSAVGWFVAGRSLRPLREITTTARAISAGNLHHRLGLGEPVDELTELGSILDDLFARLEASFDAQRHFVANASHELRTPLAGLRTLLEVTLADPDANADTLRSACEEAIALGGHQERLVQALLTLATSERGVTRRDTVDLAHVVAGVLASRREQAAHRGIGFTGHLAPAMTTGDPGLVESLVANLVDNAIRHNHRDGHVEITTLTSGSEAVLSVVNSGPVIPDDQVQRLLQPFQRLGPTRDGHGLGLAIVNAVAQAHHATLTTSARPEGGLSTTVRWRTPHHVIG, encoded by the coding sequence ATGACCGACCTCCGCCGGCCGCCCCGCCGCCCGTTGCGGGCCCGGCTCACCGCCTTCCACGCCGCGACCGCCTTCGTCGTCGGGATCGTGGTCCTCGCCGTGGCGGCCATCCCCCTGGCCGGTCTCCGGTCGACCACTCCCGTCCACGGCTCCGCTCCCGCCGTGATCACCGGGACCGGTGACGGGATCGGCCCGCACGGGCTGCTCGTCGGCTCCGCCATCGCCCTCGTCCTGCTCGTCCCGTTCTCGTCGGCGGTCGGCTGGTTCGTCGCGGGCCGGTCGCTGCGCCCGCTGCGGGAGATCACGACCACCGCCAGGGCCATCTCCGCCGGGAACCTGCACCACCGCCTCGGCCTCGGCGAGCCCGTCGACGAGCTGACCGAGTTGGGCTCCATCCTCGACGACCTGTTCGCCCGCCTGGAAGCCTCCTTCGACGCCCAGCGGCACTTCGTCGCCAACGCCTCCCACGAGCTGCGCACCCCGCTCGCCGGTCTGCGGACCCTCCTCGAGGTCACCCTCGCCGACCCCGACGCGAACGCCGACACCCTGCGCTCGGCGTGCGAGGAGGCGATCGCCCTCGGCGGGCACCAGGAACGGCTCGTCCAGGCACTGCTCACCCTGGCCACCAGCGAACGCGGCGTCACCCGCCGGGACACCGTCGACCTCGCCCACGTCGTCGCGGGCGTGCTGGCCTCCCGCCGGGAGCAGGCCGCGCACCGGGGCATCGGCTTCACCGGACACCTCGCGCCCGCGATGACGACCGGGGACCCCGGACTGGTCGAAAGCCTCGTCGCCAACCTCGTCGACAACGCCATCCGGCACAACCACCGGGACGGGCACGTGGAGATCACCACGCTGACGTCCGGCTCGGAGGCGGTCCTGTCGGTCGTCAACAGCGGACCCGTCATCCCGGACGACCAGGTCCAGCGGCTCCTCCAGCCCTTCCAACGACTCGGGCCCACGCGCGACGGCCACGGTCTCGGCCTCGCCATCGTCAACGCCGTCGCCCAGGCGCACCACGCCACCCTCACCACCAGCGCGCGCCCCGAAGGCGGCCTGTCGACCACCGTGCGGTGGCGCACCCCCCACCACGTCATCGGATGA
- a CDS encoding OmpL47-type beta-barrel domain-containing protein, whose protein sequence is MIRRWIAVAAVAFTWVSLAAVIQASAAPERTTAPVTAQEQVLTWTADNDITRYKSAPTTAAAGEAKIVWENSEATGNTTGMPHTLTFDTSAEGFNHDVDLNVLANPFDAQDGRHEATVTLTPGKYRYFCSIPGHGTMVGEFTVAPGGEDTTPPTVTADVAGQKNSSGEFLGSATVTVNASDAGSGVQLTENQVDGAGFAPYTQPVRVTAVGAHTAEFRATDRAGNTSAVGSVSFRVVAPPSDTTPPVVSAEVTGTKDADGAYVGKATVTITATDSDSGVGLREYQAHSGAWTPYTAPFDVTETGSHMVHFRATDKAGNASPEGMVSFTVVAVPPTDTTPPTTSAAVTGTKSPNGDYVDRATVTITASDTGSGLKLVEYALDSGSWTPYSAAVVVTAVGAHTVQYRATDNAGNAAAARSVSFAVVGSGTDACPDSDERPTVVIGQYDTGVANTDTGNGCTVGDLVDQNRGYPDHGAFVRHVELVTDDLVAGGALTRRQQVAIVRAASRSDIGR, encoded by the coding sequence ATGATTCGACGTTGGATCGCCGTCGCGGCGGTCGCCTTCACGTGGGTGTCGCTGGCCGCCGTCATCCAGGCCTCGGCGGCACCGGAGCGGACCACCGCGCCCGTGACCGCCCAGGAGCAGGTCCTGACCTGGACCGCGGACAACGACATCACCCGCTACAAGTCCGCCCCGACCACGGCCGCGGCGGGGGAGGCGAAGATCGTCTGGGAGAACAGCGAGGCCACCGGCAACACGACGGGCATGCCGCACACCCTCACCTTCGACACCTCGGCCGAGGGCTTCAACCACGACGTCGACCTGAACGTCCTGGCCAACCCGTTCGACGCCCAGGACGGCAGGCACGAGGCCACCGTCACGCTCACCCCCGGCAAGTACCGCTACTTCTGCTCCATCCCCGGACACGGGACGATGGTCGGCGAGTTCACCGTCGCGCCCGGCGGCGAGGACACCACCCCGCCGACGGTGACCGCGGACGTCGCGGGCCAGAAGAATTCCTCGGGTGAGTTCCTCGGCTCCGCCACGGTCACCGTGAACGCCTCCGACGCGGGTTCCGGTGTGCAGCTCACCGAGAACCAGGTCGACGGCGCCGGTTTCGCCCCCTACACCCAACCCGTCCGCGTCACCGCGGTCGGCGCGCACACCGCGGAGTTCCGGGCGACCGACCGGGCGGGGAACACCTCCGCGGTCGGATCGGTGTCCTTCCGGGTCGTGGCACCACCTTCCGACACCACCCCGCCCGTCGTGTCGGCGGAGGTCACCGGCACCAAGGACGCCGACGGCGCCTACGTCGGCAAGGCCACCGTCACCATCACCGCGACCGACTCCGACTCCGGCGTCGGACTCCGCGAGTACCAGGCGCACTCCGGCGCCTGGACCCCTTACACCGCACCGTTCGACGTGACGGAGACCGGTTCGCACATGGTGCACTTCCGGGCGACGGACAAGGCGGGGAACGCCTCGCCGGAGGGCATGGTGAGCTTCACCGTCGTCGCGGTGCCGCCGACCGACACCACGCCCCCGACGACGTCCGCCGCGGTAACGGGGACCAAGAGCCCCAACGGCGATTACGTCGACCGGGCGACGGTGACGATCACCGCCTCGGACACCGGATCCGGGCTGAAGCTCGTCGAGTACGCGCTGGACAGCGGGAGTTGGACGCCGTACTCGGCGGCGGTCGTGGTGACCGCGGTCGGCGCGCACACCGTGCAGTACCGGGCCACCGACAACGCGGGCAACGCCGCCGCGGCGCGATCGGTGTCCTTCGCCGTCGTCGGTTCGGGCACCGACGCCTGCCCCGACTCCGACGAGCGCCCGACGGTCGTCATCGGGCAGTACGACACGGGTGTCGCGAACACCGACACCGGCAACGGCTGCACCGTCGGCGACCTCGTGGACCAGAACCGCGGATACCCCGACCACGGGGCGTTCGTCCGGCACGTCGAACTCGTCACCGACGACCTCGTGGCGGGCGGCGCGCTCACCCGCAGGCAGCAGGTCGCCATCGTGCGCGCGGCATCGCGATCCGACATCGGCAGGTAG
- a CDS encoding multicopper oxidase domain-containing protein, whose protein sequence is MDERARTGWFTNLVSRRTVLATGAAGLAAPVAMTLGVAAPYESATAQTGAVRKVTMYAEALPGNLYGYGLAPGQATIPGPVLEIYEGDALEITLVNNTDRRMSIHPHGVDYSVESNGSPLNASFNNPGETRAYTWRSREMFAAAGRRWMPGSAGYWHYHDHAMGTDHGTLGIARGLYGALVVRRRGDILPDKQFTAVFNEMSINNQVAPNTPLFEANLGQRVEWIAIGHGNQFHTFHLHAHRWADNRTGMLEGPTDPSQVIDNKDLNPGSSFGFQVLAGEGVGPGAWMYHCHVQNHSETGMSGIFLVRAADGGMPPGAQEAIDRFRGHAHGGAVAQTPAPTADPAGEQHQHSPSR, encoded by the coding sequence ATGGACGAGCGCGCCCGGACCGGCTGGTTCACGAACCTGGTGTCCCGCCGCACCGTGCTGGCCACGGGAGCGGCGGGACTGGCCGCGCCGGTGGCCATGACCCTCGGCGTGGCGGCGCCCTACGAGTCCGCCACGGCGCAGACGGGTGCGGTCCGCAAGGTCACGATGTACGCGGAAGCCCTGCCCGGCAACCTCTACGGCTACGGCCTCGCGCCTGGACAGGCGACGATCCCCGGTCCAGTGCTGGAGATCTACGAGGGTGACGCGCTCGAGATCACCCTGGTCAACAACACCGACCGGCGGATGTCCATCCACCCGCACGGCGTCGACTACAGCGTCGAGTCCAACGGGAGTCCGCTCAACGCGTCGTTCAACAACCCCGGCGAGACCCGCGCCTACACGTGGCGCTCGCGGGAGATGTTCGCCGCCGCGGGACGGCGCTGGATGCCCGGCAGCGCGGGGTACTGGCACTACCACGACCACGCCATGGGCACCGACCACGGGACCCTGGGCATCGCACGGGGGCTCTACGGCGCGCTGGTGGTGCGCCGACGCGGCGACATCCTGCCGGACAAGCAGTTCACCGCCGTGTTCAACGAGATGTCGATCAACAACCAGGTAGCGCCGAACACGCCGCTGTTCGAGGCGAACCTGGGCCAGCGCGTGGAGTGGATCGCGATCGGCCACGGCAACCAGTTCCACACCTTCCACCTGCACGCGCACCGGTGGGCGGACAACCGCACCGGCATGCTCGAAGGCCCGACCGATCCCAGTCAGGTGATCGACAACAAGGACCTCAACCCCGGCAGCTCGTTCGGGTTCCAGGTCCTGGCGGGCGAAGGCGTCGGGCCCGGTGCGTGGATGTACCACTGCCACGTCCAGAACCACTCGGAGACCGGGATGTCCGGGATCTTCCTCGTGCGCGCGGCCGACGGCGGCATGCCGCCCGGCGCGCAGGAGGCGATCGACCGCTTCCGCGGGCACGCCCACGGCGGGGCGGTCGCGCAGACGCCCGCGCCGACGGCGGACCCGGCAGGGGAACAGCACCAACACTCGCCATCACGATGA